The genomic DNA ACCTCTGCTTGGCACTTGCAGCATTCAAATCCGTAGATAGGATTGAAAACAATATAGAAAAATCCGCCTAGGAGCGGATTTTTTCTGTGTTATTCTTAAAACAGACCAACAGCATTTCCATCAGCATCCACATCCATGTTGAGGGCTGCTGGGGCTTTTGGCAGACCAGGCATGGTCATAACCTCACCAGTGAGGGCGACAATGAAGCCAGCACCAAGTTTTGGTACAAATTCACGGACAGTAATGTCAAAACCAGTTGGTGCACCAAGAGCGAATGGATCATCTGAGAAACTGTACTGAGTTTTAGCCATGCAGACTGGCAATTTGTCCCAACCATTTTTTGCAAATTCAGCCAATTGTGTACGGGCTTTTTTCTCAAAGACAACACCTTGACCGCCGTAAATGTTGGTAACAATCTTAGTCACCTTCTCCTCAAGACTGTCTTCCTCAGAATAGAGGCGCTTGTAGGTAGACGGCTGTTGCTCAATCGTTGCAACAAGTGTTTCAGCCAAGTCAACACCACCAGCTGCACCGTTTGCCCAAACGCTAGCTAGTTCAACAGGTACACCTATTTCTTGGCAAAGTTCCTTGAGGGCAGCAATTTCATCAGCAGTATCTGAAACAAACTCATTGATGGCAACCACTGCTGGAATACCGTACTGCTGGACGTTTTCCACGTGACGTTTGAGATTGGCAAAACCAGCTTTGACCGCCTCTACATTTTCGATAGCAAGGTCAGACTTGGCAACGCCGCCGTGCATCTTGAGGGCACGAAGGGTCGCAACAATCACAACTGCGTCTGGTGCCTTAGGCAGATTTGGAACCTTTATATCCAAGAATTTCTCTGCCCCAAGATCTGCACCGAAACCAGCTTCTGTCACAGTATAATCTGCCAAGCGCAGGGCTGTTGACGTCGCAAGAACAGAGTTACAACCGTGGGCGATATTGGCAAATGGTCCACCATGAACAAATGCGGGAGTTCCGTAGATGGTCTGGACTAGGTTTGGCTTAATCGCATCTTTGAGAATCAGAGTCAAGGCCCCTTCAACCGCCAAATCACGCACATAAACAGGACTGCGGTCGAAACGGTACCCAATAACAATATTTGCCAAGCGCTCTTTCAAGTCAGAAATATCTGTGGCAAGGCAAAGGATGGCCATGATTTCAGAAGCAACGGTAATATCAAATCCATCTTCACGAGGAACTCCATTCAAGGGCCCGCCTAAGCCAACTGTTACCTTACGAAGGGCACGATCGTTAAGGTCAACCACCCGTTTCCAAATGATGCGACGCTGATCAATACCGATAGTATTGCCTTGGTGGATGTGGTTGTCAATCAGAGCTGACAGGGCATTATTGGCCGTTGTGATGGCATGCATATCGCCAGTGAAATGCAGGTTGATGTCTTCCATTGGGAGAACCTGTGCATAGCCTCCACCAGCAGCTCCCCCTTTGATTCCCATAACAGGACCAAGAGAAGGCTCACGCAAGGCAATCATGGTCTTTTTGCCAATCTTGCTGAGGGCATCTGCCAGACCGATTGTGATAGTGGATTTTCCTTCACCAGCAGGAGTTGGATTGATGGCTGTTACCAAGATTAGTTTTCCTGGATCTTGATGTTTGACAGCATTGATTTTTTCAAAAGAAAGCTTGGCTTTATATTTCCCATAAAGCTCTATGTCGTCAAAGCTGATTCCCACTTTTTCTACAACTTCAGTGATTGGCTTTAGGGCGATACTCTGTGCAATTTCAATATCTGTTTTCATGAAAGCTCCTCATATTTTAAGATAAAACTATTATACCAAATCTAGGACTCAAAATCATATTATTTTATTCTACTTCTGATTTAACGTACGGATTTTTTGATTTTATAAGATGAACTTATATTCCATTTCGCAAGCTTCAATAGAAATTTCATTTTGAAAACTTTACGAAAAATGGAAAATCTAGTACAATATGAACATGAAAATATTGATTACATCCGGCGGAACCAGTGAAGCCATCGATCAGGTTCGCTCCATTACCAATCACGCATCTGGACACCTAGGAAAAATCATTGCAGAAGCCTGTCTAGCCAAGGGCTATGAAGTCACTTTGGTTACAACCAAGAATGCTGTCAAACCTGCTAGCCACGCTCGTTTAAACCTAGTAGAAATCAGCAACGTTGCCAGTCTTCAAGCAAGTCTAGAACCCTTGGTAAAAAACCACCAGGTTCTCATCCATAGCATGGCGGTTTCTGACTATACCCCTGTTTATATGACTGGACTAGAGGAAGTCAAACAGGCTGAGGCGATTGAGGATTTGCTGCAAAAAACCAATTCGGAAAACAAAATTTCGTCCAAAGATGATTTCCAAGTTCTCTTCCTGAAAAAGACACCAAAGGTCATTTCCCAAGTAAAAGAGTGGAATCCGAACATTCAACTCATCGGATTCAAACTCTTGGTCGGTGTGCCAAAGGAAGAGCTGTTTGCTGTTGCCCGCGACAGTATCCGACGAAATCAGGCAGATTATATTCTCGCCAATGACCTAACAGAAATCACCGCAGACCAGCATAAGGCCTATCTGCTTGATTTAAAAGAGGAATACCCTGCCTCTACCAAGCAAGAAATCGCCCAGCTTATCTTAGAAAAAATTGCAGAAAAAGGAGAATGACATGGCAAACATTACGCTCGCTGTAACAGGATCTATCTCTGCCTATAAGGCTGCGGACTTGACCAGCCAGCTGACCAAGTTGGGCCACAATGTTACTGTGCTCATGACCCGTTCAGCTACTGAGTTTATTGCACCGCTGACCTTTCAGGCTCTGTCGAAAAATATAGTCCACCTCGATATCATGGTGGAAGAAGATCCTACTTCCATCAAGCATATTGACATCGCCAAGACAACTGACCTCTTCTTGGTCGCGCCTGCTTCTGCCAATACCTTAGCAAAATTAGCAAACGGTTTGGCGGACGACATTGTTTCTGCAGTTGCTTTGGCCCTGCCAATCGGTGTTCCAAAATTGATTGCGCCAGCCATGAATACCAACATGTATCTCAATCCAGCTACCCAGAATAATCTCGAAAAACTAGCTCGTTACGATTATCAGGAAATCAAGCCACGCGAGGCACTTCTCGCCTGCGGTGACTTTGGAACTGGTGCCCTTGCTGAAATTGATGCCATCTTAGAGAAAGTGAGTAAAACCCTTCATGAAGTCTAAAAAATCCAACCAAATTGCTACAATTGCCATCTTCTTTGCCGTCATGATTGTCCTCAATGTTCTGAGTTCCATCATCTTTAATATCTTGCCGGTACCTATTAAACCAACTATCGTCCACATTCCTGTTATCATCGCTTCCATTATCTACGGTCCCCGTGTTGGAGCTAGCTTGGGCGCTTTGATGGGTATTATGAGTATCACCCACAACACCATCATCCTGTTGCCGACCAGCTACCTTTTCTCTCCCTTTGTTGAGAATGGTAATATTTACTCCGTCATCATCGCAGTGGTGCCGCGTATCCTTATCGGAATCACCCCGTATTTTGTATACAAATGGATGAAAAATCGCACCGGCTTACTTCTTGCTGGAGCGATCGGTTCAATGACCAATACTGTTTTTGTTCTAGGCGGTATCTTCTTCCTCTTCTCTTCTGTCTTTGAAGGAAACATTCAGGCTATGCTGGCAACCGTTTTGGGAACCAATTCTATCGCAGAAATGATAATATCTGCTGTTTTAACTGCAGCCCTTGTTCCAACTTTACAGAAAGTAAAAAAATAAATATCAGAAAATCAT from Streptococcus oriscaviae includes the following:
- a CDS encoding formate--tetrahydrofolate ligase — its product is MKTDIEIAQSIALKPITEVVEKVGISFDDIELYGKYKAKLSFEKINAVKHQDPGKLILVTAINPTPAGEGKSTITIGLADALSKIGKKTMIALREPSLGPVMGIKGGAAGGGYAQVLPMEDINLHFTGDMHAITTANNALSALIDNHIHQGNTIGIDQRRIIWKRVVDLNDRALRKVTVGLGGPLNGVPREDGFDITVASEIMAILCLATDISDLKERLANIVIGYRFDRSPVYVRDLAVEGALTLILKDAIKPNLVQTIYGTPAFVHGGPFANIAHGCNSVLATSTALRLADYTVTEAGFGADLGAEKFLDIKVPNLPKAPDAVVIVATLRALKMHGGVAKSDLAIENVEAVKAGFANLKRHVENVQQYGIPAVVAINEFVSDTADEIAALKELCQEIGVPVELASVWANGAAGGVDLAETLVATIEQQPSTYKRLYSEEDSLEEKVTKIVTNIYGGQGVVFEKKARTQLAEFAKNGWDKLPVCMAKTQYSFSDDPFALGAPTGFDITVREFVPKLGAGFIVALTGEVMTMPGLPKAPAALNMDVDADGNAVGLF
- a CDS encoding phosphopantothenate--cysteine ligase → MKILITSGGTSEAIDQVRSITNHASGHLGKIIAEACLAKGYEVTLVTTKNAVKPASHARLNLVEISNVASLQASLEPLVKNHQVLIHSMAVSDYTPVYMTGLEEVKQAEAIEDLLQKTNSENKISSKDDFQVLFLKKTPKVISQVKEWNPNIQLIGFKLLVGVPKEELFAVARDSIRRNQADYILANDLTEITADQHKAYLLDLKEEYPASTKQEIAQLILEKIAEKGE
- the coaC gene encoding phosphopantothenoylcysteine decarboxylase; protein product: MANITLAVTGSISAYKAADLTSQLTKLGHNVTVLMTRSATEFIAPLTFQALSKNIVHLDIMVEEDPTSIKHIDIAKTTDLFLVAPASANTLAKLANGLADDIVSAVALALPIGVPKLIAPAMNTNMYLNPATQNNLEKLARYDYQEIKPREALLACGDFGTGALAEIDAILEKVSKTLHEV
- a CDS encoding ECF transporter S component → MKSKKSNQIATIAIFFAVMIVLNVLSSIIFNILPVPIKPTIVHIPVIIASIIYGPRVGASLGALMGIMSITHNTIILLPTSYLFSPFVENGNIYSVIIAVVPRILIGITPYFVYKWMKNRTGLLLAGAIGSMTNTVFVLGGIFFLFSSVFEGNIQAMLATVLGTNSIAEMIISAVLTAALVPTLQKVKK